One segment of Sulfobacillus thermosulfidooxidans DSM 9293 DNA contains the following:
- a CDS encoding SLC13 family permease: protein MEGLSPDLEVVQQDSGTVEMLPVRHVDVAWTMWVGLAAAFAIFFAVLEWLPLGSQLDMHQRATLAVTLWACTIWITGALPKAISGLSIPVLLYVSGATSKSVAFAGFTSNTSLLVIGSFLIASALNARHLDRRIALTIMSWAKPKISSFLKTYILAQTATAVIIPAIVARAAIFLPIVQGTNALLEPGEKGQRARQAMTMSAVGFAAVFAGPLFLTGSMPNVIVAHQLNHQAGAHIYWFQWFWLNLPLAGLIPIMYFWTLRHFKIQDVGLRHGPETITTERAKLGPLNLTDKLSLGVVALAVVLWATGHWTHLSTGLVAVGAACLLFLPGLLSGYWQRIERHMMWGVWLLLGGAVCMSNAFTVTKTNVWLSHQLQHFFPTADWLVLFILAIVTMQILRIGIVSNVGSIALFTPIIVTLAMTLHLNPVSFSMGVLNVDSYALLIPLEIEACLVAYASGEFTFGEFFRAGAPLTAIAILYMVVVMIPWWALIGYPIWQP from the coding sequence ATGGAAGGACTGTCGCCAGATTTAGAAGTAGTCCAGCAAGATTCGGGAACAGTGGAAATGCTTCCCGTCCGACATGTGGACGTTGCGTGGACGATGTGGGTGGGATTGGCGGCAGCGTTCGCCATTTTCTTTGCCGTATTGGAATGGCTTCCTCTCGGTTCTCAACTTGATATGCACCAACGGGCGACGTTGGCTGTCACTTTATGGGCTTGTACTATATGGATTACGGGTGCGCTACCTAAGGCCATATCGGGTCTGAGTATCCCGGTATTGCTTTATGTGAGTGGCGCAACATCGAAATCTGTAGCTTTTGCCGGATTTACGAGTAATACCTCGCTGCTTGTGATTGGTTCATTTTTGATTGCTTCTGCCCTAAATGCCCGTCACTTAGACCGACGCATCGCCTTAACCATTATGTCGTGGGCTAAACCCAAGATATCGAGTTTCCTGAAAACCTATATCCTCGCTCAAACCGCAACGGCGGTCATCATTCCGGCGATTGTTGCCCGTGCTGCGATCTTTCTGCCCATTGTGCAAGGTACCAATGCGTTATTGGAACCCGGGGAAAAAGGTCAACGGGCACGGCAGGCGATGACGATGAGCGCGGTGGGATTTGCGGCGGTATTTGCTGGACCGTTGTTTTTGACGGGGTCGATGCCTAATGTCATTGTCGCGCATCAATTAAATCATCAGGCTGGTGCCCACATTTATTGGTTTCAGTGGTTTTGGTTGAATCTCCCTCTTGCCGGGTTAATTCCCATTATGTATTTTTGGACCCTGCGCCATTTCAAAATCCAAGATGTGGGATTGCGTCATGGTCCCGAGACTATTACTACCGAACGGGCGAAGCTAGGCCCACTGAATCTGACGGATAAGCTGTCATTAGGTGTGGTGGCTCTCGCCGTTGTGCTCTGGGCAACTGGTCACTGGACGCATCTTTCAACGGGTTTGGTCGCGGTGGGTGCTGCCTGTCTTTTATTCTTGCCCGGTCTGTTATCAGGATATTGGCAGCGGATTGAACGGCATATGATGTGGGGAGTCTGGTTGTTGTTGGGAGGAGCGGTGTGTATGAGTAACGCCTTTACCGTAACCAAAACCAACGTATGGCTTTCCCACCAGCTTCAGCACTTTTTTCCCACGGCTGATTGGCTCGTGTTATTCATTTTGGCCATTGTGACCATGCAAATCTTACGCATTGGCATTGTTAGCAATGTGGGATCGATTGCCTTATTTACCCCCATTATCGTGACGTTAGCGATGACCTTACATTTAAATCCGGTGTCTTTTAGTATGGGCGTGCTGAACGTGGATTCTTATGCCTTGTTAATTCCGTTAGAAATTGAGGCGTGCCTCGTCGCCTATGCCTCGGGAGAATTTACCTTTGGCGAATTCTTCCGTGCTGGAGCGCCTTTAACCGCTATCGCCATCCTTTACATGGTCGTTGTCATGATCCCGTGGTGGGCTCTCATTGGTTATCCCATTTGGCAACCGTGA
- a CDS encoding 2-phosphosulfolactate phosphatase, translating into MSYPRTSGEGISINDDMFSQSAYPIRFEWGPEGVDRLAPLSGVVVIVDVLSFCTSVDIAVSKDAMVFPYRYHDQSASAFAQSIHALLADKRGQGFSLSPSSLLSLPSQSRIVLPSPNGSTCTVLAQENGALVIAGCLRNASQVAAFIKRHYAHETISVIACGEQWPNGRLRPALEDFLGAGAILSQLDPWALSVEAQVAAWAFQNAQANLSNIIMQSSSGRELTVKGFTADVLIASECNVSTVIPVLKDGAYVGASL; encoded by the coding sequence ATGTCTTATCCGAGAACCTCGGGGGAGGGGATTTCGATAAACGACGATATGTTTTCTCAAAGCGCCTATCCGATTCGCTTTGAGTGGGGACCAGAAGGTGTTGACCGTTTAGCACCTCTCTCAGGCGTGGTGGTTATTGTGGATGTGTTATCTTTTTGCACCTCCGTGGATATCGCCGTGTCAAAAGATGCCATGGTTTTTCCGTATCGGTACCACGACCAATCAGCTTCGGCATTTGCTCAATCTATTCATGCCTTGTTAGCCGACAAGCGTGGCCAGGGATTCTCGTTGTCTCCGAGTTCATTATTGTCGCTGCCTTCCCAATCGCGGATTGTTTTGCCATCGCCAAATGGCTCAACGTGTACAGTGCTCGCACAAGAAAACGGGGCTTTAGTCATAGCCGGCTGTCTACGCAACGCTAGCCAGGTCGCGGCTTTCATCAAGCGTCATTATGCCCATGAGACGATTAGTGTGATCGCATGCGGGGAACAATGGCCTAACGGCCGTTTACGGCCGGCGCTTGAAGATTTTCTGGGAGCGGGGGCCATTTTGAGTCAATTAGATCCCTGGGCACTGTCTGTGGAAGCTCAGGTTGCGGCCTGGGCTTTTCAAAACGCCCAAGCGAATTTGTCAAACATCATCATGCAGTCGTCATCCGGTCGAGAACTCACGGTCAAAGGTTTTACCGCTGACGTCTTGATCGCTAGTGAATGCAATGTGAGCACCGTGATTCCTGTGTTGAAAGATGGAGCCTATGTTGGGGCATCGTTATGA